Sequence from the Cytophagales bacterium genome:
ATCAACCAACACAGATAATATCCAGTCTTTACCAAAAGAATAGCTTAACTGGGGCACAATAAATACTTTTTGCGAACCTGATTGGATAACCTTTTCCCTTTCATTATCTATCTGGATACCAAAACCAGTACTTGACCGGGTGTCTCTTTCTCTTATTTCACTTCTGATTGCGGTAATTATATTCCATCCCGGTGAAAGGCTGTAAGAAGTAAAAAAGGAAGTTGCATACAGGTTACCATATTTATACGTTTCAGGATTCTGTCGTTTAAATTCTATTCTGTTGTTGATAAAAAAACGCAAATGCTTTTCTACATAACCTTTATAAAGAAACAGGATGTGGATAAAATCTGTTGAGCCGGTTGTGGGCTGTAAATCTCTTGGCAATATTGCTCCATTATTTGATTGTGTATAAGAACCGATTGCAAATTTAATTCCAACACCTGAAGTAATTTCTAGTTGTTTTTCTAAATTCCGGTAAAAATTTACCTTAAATCCCAATGTAACATCTGTTAAACCTTTTCCGATTTGTTGGTTAGGGATTATATTTTCTACATAGTTCTGTGTTTTGTTAATAAAATACCCGGTTTCAATTTCTGTGGTTATTTTCTCTGCTATTCCAAATGCTAAACTTATACCTGTATAATTGTAATTGCCGTTCTTTATGGATTGAGATTCTGCCGGTTTGCTGCCTTCAAAATACCTACCTGAATAGCCGTATTTATAATAAAGAAAGATTTTTGTGCTTTGTTTATCTAAAACCCCAAGTGCGCTTGTCCCACCAATGGGGGTTCCGGGCGAGCAGCATTGGGCAGTTAAATCAGTTGGCAGTCCCGATAAAATTAATAAAAACAAGAAACAGGGTTTGCAAATTTTAATCATTTATAAAAAGTAACTAAATTCTTAAATCTTGACACTTTTTGGCAAAATATTTAGTTTTTGGTTGTTAGTTTTTGGTTATGGTTTGATAGTTTATGGTTATAGTTTTTTAGTTTGTTGGTCGTGCCATGAGTCCGGCATTAGCAAACTATTGAACCAATGAACTAAAACTAATAACCAAATAACTAAAACTAATAACCAAAAACCATGAACTAAATTTTTGGTTCTGGCTACGCCAGCTTAGGGTACTATGATTTTATGAATGATCTTATTGTTAGGATTATTGGGGTTGTCATCCACTATAAATACAGCTATATAAAGACCTTTTGGAATCGTATTGAAAGATAAATCATAACTTTGATAACGGCTTGCATTGTTTTTTTCTATAAATCGATTAGTGACTATTTTATGCCCTGAAATTGAATACAATTCAAAGCTTATTTTTTTTGCATTAGGATTGACTAACCAGTCGATGTTAAGGGTAATTGTTTTGTCCCTGAGAGGATTAAGGGCTATTTTTACGATCCTGACAACTTCCGGGGTTTTTGCTAAAAAAGAGCTGATAGCAGACCAATTGCTGGTATTTCCGTTAGTGTAGTAAATTCTTGTAATCCAGTAATACCATGTATTTTCGAGATTATATTCTATTGCAGTAGTATCGTTTACTTTTTTTTGGCGGGTATCTCCTGTACAACCTACAAAGCATAAAGAATTAGTGGTAATCACATATTCATAAGCTATGGCAGAATCTACCGATGCCCATTTAATAATAAAAGAGCCTGCAACTGGCCCTGGAACCCCATCTTTACCATCAGGCGGCTCTAAATGGATTTGCGCAAAGGAGAATGAAAATCCTCCAACAGAGACTAATAATATTGATACTATGTGTTTAAGGTATATTGACACAGGATTTTTATTTTATGAGCAACAATCTTTATTCCCGCTTTCCTGAACGGGCGGGCATGCAACCGACCCGTAAGAACAATATACGCAGCAATCATTATTGATTGGTTTTAGTACAACTTTGCACTTTTCACATTCATAAAAATACTGACATGCATCTGTAGGCATGTTTTCTTCTTTTTTATGTCCGCATTCCGGGCAGGTGATTGTTGATTTTAATGTTAGTTCCATTTTTATTTTGGTTAATAATTATTGGTTTTCTATCATTTTATAATCGGTTATTTTATAACCTGTTTCATTAATGGCTGCAATTACTTTATCAATGTCTGTTTTTGACTTGTCAAACTTTACGGTTGCTTTGCTTTTCTCGTAGTCGGCAGTAGCCTCAATGTAGCCGGGGAGTTGTGCCATAGCATGTTTGACATGTTCTTCACAGCCGGTGCAGGTCATCCCGGATATTTCAAAATTTGCCTGCAGGATATTGTTTGATTCTACAATAATTACATTGGCTTTGGTTTCTGGGTAAAATATGTGTGCGTAGTAAGGGAATGTCAACATAATTGCTGCAAAAATGGTCACAATGCCCAGAAACTTTTTGGATTGTAAGAAGGATGGCTTTTCATCTTCATCGCAATCGCAATCTATTTCTGCTTTTTTCGGCTTTAGCTTTTGATACCAGGCAAAACCCAGCACTAAAACAGTGATACCTATTAAATAGGGCCTTGCAGGTTCAAGCCAGGAAAAAGTTGCAGCGAATCCGCTGCTTCCTGCAATTAATGCTAAAACAGGTGTAATACAGCATAGTGAGGCAGTTACGGCAGTCAGGAGCCCTGCTCCTATAAAGCCCTTTGAAGAATTTGGTGTTTTCATATCGTTTGTATTTTTAGATTTTGTTGGTTAATATGTTTGAAAAACGGTTTCAGGATATTCAGGTTTTCTTCTCCAATCGAATAATAAATTGTTTGACCTGCTCTGCGGGACTCAATGATGTTAGCGTCTTTCAACTTTCTAAGATGTTGAGAAATTGCCGGAACGGTCATTCGGAGAATATCGGCAATGTCGCAAGGACAAAGTTCGTTTTCTTCTTCCATCAGGAATAAAATTTTCAGCCGCACATCACTACCCGCTAATGAAAGAATATTGGCAAGTTGTGAAAATGTTTTTTCATTTAAAGTAACTTTCTTCCTGCATTCTTTGATTTGAACCGGGTCGGCATACACGCGAATACAGATTTCTTTTGACATAATTTAGTATGTTTGATGATAGGTTACAAACTGTACAACGGACAAAGATAATAAAAGTTTCATTATTTAAGCAAATACTTAATAAAGTTATTAACATTTTATTGCCTGATTGTATTAATTTAGTTGTCTTAATTCAAATAAAAATGCCTGAAATTTGCCGGTTTTATGGAATTGTTATTCAAATAAAATAATCAGAACTATGATGTATTTTGTAGAAAAAATCGTTGATGCACAGCCCTATCAATTAACCTTAAAGTTCAATACAGGGGAAACATTGAAAATTAATCTGGAAGAAAAATTAAAAAAATGGGCGAAATCACCTAACAGTGTATATAAATCATTGTTAGACCCGGAGTATTTTAAAAGTGTAAAATTACAAACTGAATGGGAAACCA
This genomic interval carries:
- a CDS encoding transporter; the protein is MFLLILSGLPTDLTAQCCSPGTPIGGTSALGVLDKQSTKIFLYYKYGYSGRYFEGSKPAESQSIKNGNYNYTGISLAFGIAEKITTEIETGYFINKTQNYVENIIPNQQIGKGLTDVTLGFKVNFYRNLEKQLEITSGVGIKFAIGSYTQSNNGAILPRDLQPTTGSTDFIHILFLYKGYVEKHLRFFINNRIEFKRQNPETYKYGNLYATSFFTSYSLSPGWNIITAIRSEIRERDTRSSTGFGIQIDNEREKVIQSGSQKVFIVPQLSYSFGKDWILSVLVDIPVYQYYNDKQLASSYAVSLSISKEFKRKNS
- the merTP gene encoding mercuric transport protein MerTP, whose protein sequence is MKTPNSSKGFIGAGLLTAVTASLCCITPVLALIAGSSGFAATFSWLEPARPYLIGITVLVLGFAWYQKLKPKKAEIDCDCDEDEKPSFLQSKKFLGIVTIFAAIMLTFPYYAHIFYPETKANVIIVESNNILQANFEISGMTCTGCEEHVKHAMAQLPGYIEATADYEKSKATVKFDKSKTDIDKVIAAINETGYKITDYKMIENQ
- a CDS encoding winged helix-turn-helix transcriptional regulator gives rise to the protein MMSKEICIRVYADPVQIKECRKKVTLNEKTFSQLANILSLAGSDVRLKILFLMEEENELCPCDIADILRMTVPAISQHLRKLKDANIIESRRAGQTIYYSIGEENLNILKPFFKHINQQNLKIQTI
- a CDS encoding DUF2442 domain-containing protein gives rise to the protein MMYFVEKIVDAQPYQLTLKFNTGETLKINLEEKLKKWAKSPNSVYKSLLDPEYFKSVKLQTEWETIYWDNGIDFCPDVLYSWGNTNLKDDG